The Terriglobia bacterium genome contains the following window.
GGCAGGAGTTGCCTTCGATCCTGTCATCTACTCCAATCTGTCGGGGAACAGGATTCTCGGCTGCATCGGTCTTGTTTTTCTCTTAACCCTTCTGCTGGCCCTGATCCCCGCACGGCGGGCGGCGCGGCCGGCGGAGGCCTATCTGCTGGGGCGGACCTGATGGCAGGCAACGAGTATGTCATCAAACTGGATAGCGTGTCCCGCGTGTACCGCCAGGGCGACCAGGCGGTCCACGCGCTCGATCATGTCAGCCTGCGCATCCGGCCGGGTGAAATGGTAGTTGTAGCCGGACCCTCCGGATCGGGCAAAACCACGCTGCTAAACGTTGCCGGCGGGCTGGATCGGCCTACGGAAGGGAAGGTGTGGCTCGAAGAGCACGACTTGACTTCCATGAGCAGGCGGGCATTGGCGCAACTCCGCCTGCACGCGATCGGTTTCGTGTTTCAGGCCTACAACCTGATCCCCGTGCTGAGCGCGGAGGAAAACGCGGAATTCATCCTCTTGCTCCGCGGCGTGCCGGCAGCGGCGCGGCGGGCAAAGGTGCGGGCGGCGCTGGAAGCCGTCGGCCTGCAAGGGCTGGAGCACCGGCGCCCGCACCAGCTTTCCGGCGGCCAGCAGCAGCGCGTAGCCGTTGCCCGCGCCATCGTCGCCGAACCGGCCCTGGTCCTGGCCGACGAACCAACGGCCAATCTCGACAGCGTGGCTGCCACTGCCTTACTGGACCTGATGGTGATCTTGAACCGGGAACAGGGGACGACGTTCCTCTTTTCGACGCATGATCCGCGGGTCATGCAGCGGGCGCGCCGCGTGATCAAGATGATGGACGGCCGCATCGCGAGCGATGAGACCATTCCGAAGGGTGACCAGGCATAATGCATTCGGAAATCGGCCGTTGCCTTAAGATCGCTGGTCTGCTGCTGGCCGCCGTTGCGGCCCAGTATCCGCCCCCCTTGCATGCGCAGCAGTTCTCCTGGGGGGCATCGGTGCGCGGCTATGAGTTCCTGCGGATCGAGGATTCGCCGGGGGCGACGCGCCGGGATGCGGAGTTTTCAATCTTCCGCCTGACCACCGGCTTTGAGATCACGCCCAGGATCAAGCTCGAGAGCCACGCGATTGCCAGCCTGCTTTCGCCGCCCTTCTCGGTTGCTGCGCGCGTGGCTACCTCCGACACATTCCGCTACCTGCCTTTGCAGCATTCCTCTCTGACCGGGAATAGCGCGAACTTCACTGCCGGCTTCGACCGCCTCAATCTCCAGCTCGATCTCAAGTCCGTCCGGATCGTCGCGGGCCGCCAGCCGATTACCTGGGGCGTATCCTATTTCTGGCCGGTGATGGATCTGTTCGCTCCCTTTGCCCCCGAGCGCGTCGACCGTGATTACAAGCCCGGCGTGGACGCCGTCCGCTTCACGATTCCGATAGGATCCTATTCCGAGATCGACGTGGTCGGAGGTTCACTGGGTTCTTCTCCCTCCAGGGATTGGGCCGCCGGCACGCTTGCGCGCATTCATGCGGGCCGTGTCGATTTGGGATTCATGGGGGGCAAATTCCATGGCGATACGGTGGCGGGGGGATTTTTTACCTCATCGTTGAGCGGCACCGGGTTCCGCGGCGAGCTGACCTGGACCCATTCGGGTGATCCGCAGGATCCGGCCCGCAGCCGCCCGAAATTCTGGCGCGGCACTCTCGGCGCGGACCGGCAATTGACCCCTACGGTAACGTTGACGCTGGAACTGGCCTGGAACGGATATGGCGTGGCCGACCCCTCCGGGTACCTCTCCCTGATCGGGGCCGATCGAGTGCTGCGCGGCGAGGTCACCGGCCTGGGGAGGATCTATGCGGGCGCATCAACGACTTGGCAGTTCCATCCCCTCTGGGTATTTGCCAATACGATCCTCGTGAATGGAAACGACCCTTCCGCGCTCTGGGTGCCCACCTTCACATGGTCCACGGGCAACAACTCCGATGTTCTCCTCGGCGCCCAGGTCAGCATCGGCAGCCGTCCCGCCCCCGGACCGGTTCCGCGCAGCGAGTACGGTTCGATTCCGGCCAACCTCTTTGCCGGTTTCAAGAAATACTTCTGACCTGTTCCGAAAATCGGGAAATGGGGACGCAAACCATTTGTCCACAGCTCCGGGAAATGGGGACGCAAACCATTTGTCCACAGCCCTGATCATGCTTCGGGGCACTTTGAGCTCCTGGAGTTCCCGGCAGTTCGGAACATGGAGTTCTTGGCTGTGAGGCCTGTCACCTGGCAGATTTCTGGCGCGAGGGCAAAGAGGGCACCACAACCCGGACTGTGCCGAAGCCCCCTTCGCGATTACGGCTATAGCGCAGGTCGCGGAGTAATACGGCCATCCCTTTCGGCGCTGACTCGACGGTAACAACGGGAAAACGGGCAAAGCGGGCGAGATCGGCCATTTTGGGATCCGCCAGGGAATTCCGGAAGTAAGGATCTTCGAGGTTCTTCAGCACCATCTCAAGCCGCGGCGGCTGCCGGTGCCAGTCCCCCAGGCCGGAATCCGAAATGTAGTACCGGTCCGGCGCCTGCAAGATGACTGTCCAGCGCAGCGGGGATTGCGGGCGTCCCGGAATGACATCGATCCGTTCCAGCGGCCCGGTAACGAGTTCGGGACCCACGGAGTGAGCCTCGACGACAACAACTTGGCGTGCGGCGGCCAGGGCGCCAAGGTAGAGGGCCAGGGCCAGCAGAGCCGCACGCGCCGGAAGGAAGCCATGATCGAGCAGCATGCGAGCGATGCCCAGGCAGATGGCGACTCCCGCTATCCACAGGAGAGCTGTAACCGGCGACCAGCCCAGGATCACGATCAGCAGACCAAGCAGGCCCAGGACCATCCAGGCGGCGCGGCCGCGATTCGAGCGTGCCAGCGGAGCGAGAGCGCAACCCAGGATCAGCCAGATCCAGAGATCAAGAATCGTGAGCAGATCCCCGTATACTCTCGCGGAGCTGAACGGCAGCAGCGGCCGGATTCCGTAGTCGTTCAGGAAATCGAAGGCCGGGTGCGTCATCATGCCGGCCAGGGAAAGCCCCCAGAGCGGCATGAGAGCCGGCGCACGGACTGCTCCGGGGCTCCTGAACCGATAATAGAGCCAGAGCGCGCCCGCCAGGCAGAGCGACAGGCCGATGATCCCAACCGGAGTGTGGGATACCCCGCGGTGCACATCGAGGTAACTGCCCCTGCCCAGCTGCCACAGGATTTCGGCATCCGGAAGGTTCGCGCCGATCAGAAGCGCGGGCACGGCAAGCGCCGTCTTTTTCCCCAATCCTGCCCTTGCAAGCGACAGGCCGATCAGCGTGTGCGTTACATTGTCCACTCGGGATCCACCAATCAGTTCATCAGACCGTTCGTGAATGCGACGTGACCTGGCCGCATCATGACCGCCGAGTGTCTGACATTGAGTAGCACATTGTCAATCGTCTACATGCGGCCGGAGTTGAAATAATAGGCAATTGCTTGTGAGGTTCTGAGCATAGGCAGCAAGGGTTGCCGGGGAGAGGATGGGGAATTCTCCCTTCAGGAGCCGACGGGAGCGGTCATGACCCGGTCGCGTCCTTCGCGTTTGGCGCGATAGAGCGCCTCATCCGCGGCCTGCAGCAGCGTATCCAGCCTGTTTCCGTGCTCGGGGAAAGCTGCCACGCCTATAGAGACAGTTATGTTGCCGAGGCTCTGCAGCCGGTGTTGCACGTTCAGGTGGCGGGCGCACTCCCGCAATTGTTCCGCGCGCTGCCTGGACACTTCCAGCGTCGCTTCAGGGAGAATCAGGGCAAATTCCTCGCCGCCATATCGACAGGCAATATCGCAGGAGCGGATGCCCGCTTTAAGCACGCTGCTGAATTCTCTCAACATCATGTCCCCGGCATCGTGGCCAAAGCTGTCATTGAAGCGCTTAAAGTTATCGAGGTCGAGCATGAGGATACCCATGGATCGGGAACTGCGCATCGCACGGCGCAGTTCCAGCTCTACAGATTCCTCCATGTAGCGACGGTTGAAAAGACCCGTGAGAGGATCACGCACCGATTGCTGGCGGAGGGCGTCGCGCAGCCTCAGGTTGGCCACGGCGAGAGAGATCTGATCGGCGACAGTGCCGGCCAGCTTTTGCCCCGCTTCGGACATCCAGGCGGCCTCCCCATCGCCGCTGCCGCTGTTTCTCTGAAGATGAATGAGCCCGAGGGCCTCACCCTGGGCCATCAGAGGCAGGCAGACATACGGGCCCGTCATATCTCCGGCGTGGCGGCAACGCAATGCCGAGGCAGCGTCCTGAACGTGGTTCAACCGCCCTCGGCGCAGGGCCCAGCAGTCTGCCGGCGGGAAAACCTGCTCATTTAACCGGGGCTCTCCCCACACGGCTGCTATCTCCACAATGTTGCGCGAATTGCTGATGACGCCCAACGCTCCCGAAACGGACGGAAGAATATGAGGAACGCATTGGGCGATCACCTTGAACGCTTCTTCTGCGGTCTCGCAGGAATGCAAAAGATCGCCCAAGTCACTCAACCGGCCGATTTCCTGGGCACGGCGTTCCAACTCATTGACGGAGTGCAGGAGCTCGCCATTCGAGCGCTGCAATGCCTGCTCGGTCTTTCTTACCTGGTCCATATCCCTGAAAATGATTACACCGGCAGTTAGCAGTATGAGCCCGCAGAGCGCACTTCCAGTGAGAAGAGTGTAATAGGTCCGCCGGACATGCGCCTCAGCCACACGCTGGCGTTCATCGAGAAGCCATTGCTCTCTGTCCGCCAGGCCGGCGAGGCGCCGGCGAATCTCATCGGTCAACTGTTTACTGCGGCCAGCCTGCATCAGCTCGACCGCGATCCCGAACCCCTTATCCGGTCTTGATTCGACCACTCTTTGAGCCAGGGCAATACGCTCATTAATGAGTGGGCCCAGTTCATCGAGGCCGCGCCGCTGGCCGGGATCAGCCATCAGCAGATAAAGTTCCTTGATGGTCTCGTGGGCTGCGGCGATCCCCTGATCGTATGGGTGAAGGTACGATTCCTCCGGTGTGATAATGTATGCGCTCTCCCCGATCTCAATCTCATCCAGCTGGGAGCGGAGATTGGACAGGTGTTCCATCACATGGCGGGTTTGCGTCACCCAGTTTCCGGTACCAACGAGATCGGAGACCGTGCGGTAGGACACTACCCCGACGACCAGCAGAACCACGAAGGCCAGAACGAATCCCGCGCCGATCTTTCTTTCAACCGGCCAGCGGCCAAAAACACTATGGTTCAATTTAAGCTCCTTGTGACAGCGTGGATTTGAGACTGAAACGACCGGATTTGTCAAGCAGTCCTTCAGCAAGCGGACGCATCGGTCTGGCGCTTGAAATCTCTTTGAATCGCCCCTTGCTTACGTAGTGATCGGACAGCAGTCGGCCGTTCCACTTCGGAGCGTATATCGGCGACCGGCTCGGAATCTACCGCGCAATGGTTGAGGCCGGGCCGGCAACCGTGTCCGATCTCGCTGCCAGAACCCACCTCAACGAACGTTACATGCGGGAATGGCTCGCCCTCATGGCGACAGCCGGATATGTCCTCTATGACGCGGCAAATTCCCGGTATCGTTTGCCCCGCGAGTATGCCACGGTTCTGTGCGACGAAAACTCGCCCCTGTTCATGGGCGGATTTGTCGAACTGCTGGCCTGCGTCTTCCCGACGAACAAAGTGATGGAAGGAATCCGCGGCGGCAAAGGCCCGCTCTCGGAGGATTACCCGCCCGAACTTTGGGAAGGAGTCGAGAGGTCCACGGCGCCCGGTTACCGCAATTTCCTGACCGAGATCTATATTCCGGCAATGCCCGACATTGCGGCGCGCCTGCGCGCCAGCGGGGCCGCTCTCGATGTCGGATGCGGCGGCGGCCTTGCATCGCTGGAGAGCGCAATAGCCTATCCGAAAGCTGAGGTCTTCGGCCTGGACGTGTTTGCACCCTCGATTGAAAGGGCCAGGAAAAACGCCGCATCGGCCGGCCTAGGCGACCGCATCCATTTCGATACCTATGACGGCATCACGCTGCCCGCGGAACGCTTCGACCTGATCACGCTTTGCTACACGGTTCACCACCTGACGGATCCGGTCAAGACCCTGGGCTCGATCGGCAATGCGCTGAGAAAAGGGGGATCGCTTATGATCATGGAGGCCAATGTGCCGGAAACGATCGCAGCGAGCGTCGGCAATACCTATGCAAAATGGGTTTCGAATTTCAATCTCGAATTTGGTCTTTGACCTATGCGCAGGTTTTGCGGATGATTGCCCCTATGCCGACACGTCTTGAGGAAATTCGTGCCGCACTCAGGCATTACGCGGACTCCCGGAAGGCGCGCGATCTCCAGTGGTTTTTCAAGACCGGGCCGGGCGGCTACGGGGAAGGGGACGTGTTTCTCGGCGTGAGCGTGCCGGCGGTGCGCAAGGTCGCGAGACTATACCGCGATTTGGTCCTCGAGGATGCCGTTGAGCTATTGTCTTCTCCCCTGCATGAAGAGCGCCAGCTAGCGCTCTTTATTCTGACCGGCTGGTACGAAAGAGGCGACGAAAGCCTTCGGCGGATCATCTACAGGTTCTATCTCCGGAACGCGAAACACATCAACAACTGGGACCTGGTGGATTGCTCTGCGCCGCACATCGTCGGGCGCCACCTTTACCGCCGGAGTCGCGCGCCGCTCTACCGCTTTGCGGAATCACGCTCGGTCTGGAAACGGCGCATCGCCATCATGTCCACCTTCTATTTCGTGCGGCAAGGGGACTTCATCGATACGTTGGCCCTCACCGACCGCCTCATTCACGACCCGGAGGATCTTATTCACAAAGCCGCCGGATGGATGATCCGCGAAATCGGCAATCGCGACCAGCAAGCCGCAGAGGCCTTCCTGAAAGAGCGTTGCCGAACGATGCCACGCACGATGCTGCGCTACGCGACCGAAAAGTTCCCGGAGGAAACGAGACTCCGATATCTCCGGGGAGAGGCCTGACGGGCCGGTATCCCAAAGCGCTGCGAAGTAGCCGGTCCAAATCCGGCGACGGCATTGCCCTGCGCGGCTCCGAACGGACCGGCGGGCTTGATGCTGTCCGGGAGCGCGGCCGTCCCGCCCGATCTAGGGATAGGCATGCGCTTGGCCTAAACAGTAATCCAGGCCAAAGAAAACAGCGGGCAAGATGCCCGCATCGAGGCCGCCATCTTTTTGCACCTACTTCCGGTACGCCTTGAGGATCTGGATGGGCGGGTCGAGCGTTTCGGTGCCGTACGCGCCGCGCCGACCGGTCGGCAACGTGTGCGCGGCTTGAACCTTTTTGACGACGTCCATGCCTCCCACGACACGGCCGAAGACGGCAAAACCTTGGCCATCCGAGTTGCGCATGCCGCCGAAATCCATCTCGGGCTGATCACCGATCAGAATCGAAAATGAGGCCCTCGCGGTGTCCGGCCCGTTGCGAGCCATCGACAGCACGCCGTTCACATGCTTCAACCCGGTCACGTTCGTACGCTCCAGCGGGATCGGCGGGAATTGCTCACGGTTGCGCTCCGGGTTGATCTGGATCTGGATGACCTGGATCTCGACATCGTGCCGCGTCGTGTTGTCCAGCCGCACGGCGCGGTTGATGATCCCGCCGTCATAGAACTTCCCGTCGACATACTTCAGGAAGTTCTCTCCGGTGATTGGCGCATGGACCACATCCACTTCCATCGTGATCTTGCCGAGCTCGGTCTCGAAGATCACCAGCACGGGCTGCGTGGGCGCCGGCGTCTGGGCCCCGAGCGGGATGGAGAGAAACAACACGGCCGCGAAGGATAGAATTCCGAAAGTTTTCATTGTTTAGCCTCATCCGGAAAAACTTGTCCGGATTCAGAATCCGCGGGTCAAAACGGATGCGTGAAAATGACATACCCGCTGTGCCGCTTCAAGCCTCTGATATCGGGTTACGTCAACCCTTTTGCTGCTCTCGCGTCCAGAAGTATAGATCATAACTCCAAAACGACGGCTCCGATCCGTGATGCTGATTTCAATCTGGCTCAGAGACCTCGCGCGATCCGCCCCCATGCTTTGCTCTTAACCTCGTGTGCTGGCTACCGCAGTCATGGTGTCCATTTGGGATGTTACATTCGACTATGTGCCCGCGCAACTGCGGGCCCCCGGCGGCCGCGCTGCCGGTTCGTCGGTTGTCCTCTTGATTCTGGATTTAGGGTTGCGCAGATTGGAGTGTGGATCAGGGCTTCAAACCAAATGTTGCGAGATCAGGCAGACCGCCTCTGATCAACCGTGCAAAGGAAATCCAAAATCCGTGATCCAGAATCACTCAGATGCCGGCGCCAAAGTGGAAGGCGTCATAGTGGGCACTCCCCTGCGTCACCCGGCTGCCGGGAGGGACTCCGCGGGTGAGCCAGACGTTGCCGCCGATCACGGACTCCCGCCCGATGGTGACACGGCCGAGAATGGTTGCCCCCGAGTAGATAATGACATCGTCCTCGATGATCGGATGGCGGGGCACCCCCTTGATGGGATGGCCGTTTTCATCCAGGGGAAAGCTCTTAGCACCCAGGGTGACACCCTGGTAGAGCGTAACGCGGTTGCCGATGACGCAGGTTTCGCCAATCACCACACCGGTGCCGTGATCAATGAAGAATCGCTTTCCGATCCGGGCACCGGGGTGGATGTCGATACCCGTGGTGCTGTGAGCGATTTCGGTGATCATCCGCGGCAGCAGCGGGACGTCGAGTTCCCAGAGTGCATGAGCGATGCGACAGAAGGTGAGCGCATAGAGCCCAGGGTAAGCAAGAATCGCTTCATCCGGCGTGGTGCAGGCCGGATCGCCCTGATACGCCGCCTTGACATCTTCCAGGAGGGTCTGCTGAAGCTCCGGCAATCGCTGCAGGAACTGCTGGGTCAGGTCCGCGGCGCGCTGGCTGCAGCCTGGAATTTCTTCCGGCGCCGAACAGTTAAAGCAAAGTGCGCGCCGGACTTGCTCCTCCAGGTCCCGGGCGACGAGGTCCAGCGTTGCGCCAACGTGGAAACGGACATTGTCGGCGCCGGCTTCCGGGCTGCCGAAGTATCCGGGGAACAATATCGCCCGGAGCTCTTCCAGGATCTCGGCCGCGGCCTTTCGGGAAGGCAGCGGCTGGACACAGGGCGGACGCTTCTCGAGCATGGCAAAGCGGCCCGGATAGCCGCTCAGCTCATCGACGATTGACGCCATCTCCACACGGCTCACTCCAACCTCAGACATGGGCGCCCTCCGAATCCAGATCCTCAAAAAGCCAGGTGCTCAGGTAGCGCTCGGCGTTTGAGGGGATGATCACAACGACTTTTTTCCCCTTGTTTTCCGGCCGCATAGCGACCTGCAGCGCCGCCACCAGGGCTGCGCCCGACGAGATGCCGACCGCCACGCCTTCTTCCCGCGCCGCACGCCTCGCCATCTCTCCGGCCTCGACATGACCGACCTGGATGACCTCATCGATCAACTCGGAGCGCAACACCTTAGGAATGAATCCTGCGCCGAGACCCTGAATCTTGTGGGAACCCGGTTTGCCCCCAGACAACACGGGAGAGTCCTTTGGTTCGACCGCAATCGCCTTGAAACCAGGCTTGCGCGGCTTGATCACTTCGGCCACGCCGGTGATGGTCCCACCAGTGCCCACGCCGGAGATCAGGATGTCCACCTGGCCGTCGGTGTCGGCCCAGATCTCCTCGGCAGTCGTCCGGCGATGCACAGCCGGATTGGCGGGATTATTGAACTGCTGAAGCATCAAATAATTAGGGTGCTCCTCCACTATTTGCTCCGCCTTGCGGATGGCCCCCTTCATCCCTTCTGAGCCCGGGGTCAGGATAAGCTTGGCGCCAAACACCTTGAGCAGCTTGCGGCGCTCCAGGCTCATCGTCTCGGGCATCGTCAGAATCAGCGGGTAGTGTTTGGCGGCGCAAACGAGCGCCAGGGCGATGCCGGTGTTTCCACTCGTCGGCTCAACCAGGACCGTGCCATCCTTGATCATCCCCCGTTCTTCTGCAGCCTGGACCATGCTCAGACCTATGCGATCCTTGACGCTGCCTCCCGGGTTGGAAAACTCGAGCTTGAGCAATACCTCAGCGACGCAGCCCTTCGAGAGCGAATTGAGGCGCACGAGCGGTGTCCCTCCGATGAGGTCGACGATACTGTTGGCAATTTTGGCCATCGAAATCTCCCGGCTGTCAGTTTCCAGGGCAGGCTCTTCCAGATTAAAACGCAAATAGACCGCCTGTCACCATCAGAAAGCGGGCCCCAGCAACTGCGTTCACAATAACTTAAGGCCCAACCTCCCTCTTGGAGCTGGAGCCCCGACAACATTCCCGACCGACGTAGTCACAAAGACAAATTAAGAACCCATTCATCACACTCGAATGCTAACGTAAACGTAAGAGTCGTGCAAGGTCGAATCTCCGGCTTTTGCCTTTCCAGGGGTATTGGCGGGCTATTTTGTTGCCGGGTTGTCTCGCAGCCTGACGGATGCCACCCAAGGCTCCAGGTTGCGGCCGTATTGCAGGGTGACGGTGTAGCGCGGCTCCTGACCCATTTGCGGCTTCAGTGGGGAGATGAGCCTGGCTTGGGGCAGGGGGACATTGATGTCGGAAGGGAGGATCTGGGAAACAAATCCAACGCAGTTGTGAGATGTTATCGATCCGGAAGCCGGATCCTTCACATCTTCCAGACTTGCCCTCAAAACAGCTTGCACGATGAGGTACCTGCTCTGGTCGGGATATCGGCTGCGGAGCGCCGTCAGACTTTTTGCCGCACCCACGGGGACAAGGTGCGACACGTTGCGGGGATCTCTTTCTTCGCTCGGGTTGCCGGGTGTGCGTTGAGCGGCGGATTGCCTTCGTTTTTTCTCCTCCTCCGCCTGCTGCAGCCATTGCTCCCAAGCCTTTCCCTCATACTCCAGGGCTACATAGGCCACGCGGGGCAGCAGGGAGAGATCTCTGCCCGGCGTTCCCGCGGGGATATGGAAATCGAAGCCGATTTCCTCCAGCTCGGCACGACTGAAAACCTCACCCGCCTGTGCCGGCTGCCGGATCCACTCAAGTCTCAGGCCGACGCCAGAGTTGTCCTGGCCCATGCTCTGCAACGGCAATTCGCGTTCGGTGAGCTCGATCGTCTGCACGGGTCCGCCCGCTCGATTCCTCGAGACACCGATCAACGCGATGGCGTTGGTGGCAAGAATGGCCGCGATCCCCAGGATCAGGCAGGGTCTCTTCATGCCGTCTCCATTTTTCCGGTTCCGGTTCTGATCTTGCGGAACACCGCCAGAAGTACCAGCGCGATGATCCCGATGATGAGGAAGAAAAGGTACTTGGGCATCCAGTCCCACCACCAATTGAACAGGCGGAGGAACAGATAAATTGCGAAGAATGCGGATCCGAGGTTTACCGCTTCCATCATGCGGCGCTGGACGCCGATCCAGATGGCAGCGATGACGGCGCCAAAACCTGTTACTTGATAGATGCCTTCCACGGCTTTCTTCGGGAACGGGAGATAAGTCAGGTGGCCCAGGTTACCCAGCATGAGCAGCGCCAGGAAGAGGAAGAGAAGTCCGAACAGTCGGTAGACGGTGGCGAAGCCGGGATGCTTGCTGTGGCGATGAATCAGGGGGATTGCCAGCAATGCCATGCCGCCCGGCAGGAAAGTCTCCGGGCGGTCCATGACCGCATCAAAGGATCCGCCGCTCAGCGACATAATCTGCGCCGCGACAAAAATGACGAGCAAGACCAGTCCGGCAGCCAACTCCAGCCGCAGGGAGTAGCCGTAAGCCAGCACCAGTGCAAACACTCCCCAGGCAAGGAAGGCGTTCTGCGACGGTGCCAGGTTGAAAATGTAACCGAGCACGTTCAGGTTCAATACAAATGATGCAAATACCACGAGCGCCAGGAGCGATGTGTAATAGAGAGTTCTTTCTCTTCGGGAGACGAACTCCATGGCGATCAACCCGAGGATGGGAATCGAGACGAGAAGCGCGACCTGAACCGGCGTGCTCAGCAGTCCCCAATAGCGATAGAAAAACAGAAACACCGCCGCGCACAAAGCCAGCCCGCCGAGAGCCGATGCGATGCGCATGGCGAGTGAAATCTGCTTCTGGGATTCGCTGACGTCGACGTCGAAACGCCCGGCCAGCTCGGCCAGCGTCTTGTCGAGGTGGGTATCGAGCCGCGCCCGCTGCTCGTCGGTGAGACCCAGGACTCCTTCGCGGGTCAGCTGCTCCAGCTCGCGCCGGAAGGAGTGGATGCGGTCCACGCGTTGCTGGGCTTCCTTCTTTCCCGAAGTCTCGGCCATTTGCAGCGATCTTATTCGATTCAAACGCCGAAAACAATGGGCTCAAAAACAAAATCTCAACGCAAAGGACGCGGCGCCCGCGGAGAAGAACATTTTAACCGCGAGCTCCACGCCCTCCGCGTTGAGATGTTCTCACGCACTGGGATCGAGGACAGGACTATTTGACGTTAGGATCTGCTTCGACCACCACCCTGGTGAAGTACTCCTTGTCTCCAACCGTAAGCTTGACGCGATAAACGCCTGGTTCGACGGCGGCACCGCCGCCTCCTCGACCGCCGCCGCCACCGGGGAATTGGCCCGGGGCTCCGGCTGCCTGACCCGCG
Protein-coding sequences here:
- the cysK gene encoding cysteine synthase A codes for the protein MAKIANSIVDLIGGTPLVRLNSLSKGCVAEVLLKLEFSNPGGSVKDRIGLSMVQAAEERGMIKDGTVLVEPTSGNTGIALALVCAAKHYPLILTMPETMSLERRKLLKVFGAKLILTPGSEGMKGAIRKAEQIVEEHPNYLMLQQFNNPANPAVHRRTTAEEIWADTDGQVDILISGVGTGGTITGVAEVIKPRKPGFKAIAVEPKDSPVLSGGKPGSHKIQGLGAGFIPKVLRSELIDEVIQVGHVEAGEMARRAAREEGVAVGISSGAALVAALQVAMRPENKGKKVVVIIPSNAERYLSTWLFEDLDSEGAHV
- a CDS encoding metal-dependent hydrolase, with the translated sequence MDNVTHTLIGLSLARAGLGKKTALAVPALLIGANLPDAEILWQLGRGSYLDVHRGVSHTPVGIIGLSLCLAGALWLYYRFRSPGAVRAPALMPLWGLSLAGMMTHPAFDFLNDYGIRPLLPFSSARVYGDLLTILDLWIWLILGCALAPLARSNRGRAAWMVLGLLGLLIVILGWSPVTALLWIAGVAICLGIARMLLDHGFLPARAALLALALYLGALAAARQVVVVEAHSVGPELVTGPLERIDVIPGRPQSPLRWTVILQAPDRYYISDSGLGDWHRQPPRLEMVLKNLEDPYFRNSLADPKMADLARFARFPVVTVESAPKGMAVLLRDLRYSRNREGGFGTVRVVVPSLPSRQKSAR
- a CDS encoding serine acetyltransferase; the protein is MSEVGVSRVEMASIVDELSGYPGRFAMLEKRPPCVQPLPSRKAAAEILEELRAILFPGYFGSPEAGADNVRFHVGATLDLVARDLEEQVRRALCFNCSAPEEIPGCSQRAADLTQQFLQRLPELQQTLLEDVKAAYQGDPACTTPDEAILAYPGLYALTFCRIAHALWELDVPLLPRMITEIAHSTTGIDIHPGARIGKRFFIDHGTGVVIGETCVIGNRVTLYQGVTLGAKSFPLDENGHPIKGVPRHPIIEDDVIIYSGATILGRVTIGRESVIGGNVWLTRGVPPGSRVTQGSAHYDAFHFGAGI
- a CDS encoding DNA alkylation repair protein, translating into MIAPMPTRLEEIRAALRHYADSRKARDLQWFFKTGPGGYGEGDVFLGVSVPAVRKVARLYRDLVLEDAVELLSSPLHEERQLALFILTGWYERGDESLRRIIYRFYLRNAKHINNWDLVDCSAPHIVGRHLYRRSRAPLYRFAESRSVWKRRIAIMSTFYFVRQGDFIDTLALTDRLIHDPEDLIHKAAGWMIREIGNRDQQAAEAFLKERCRTMPRTMLRYATEKFPEETRLRYLRGEA
- a CDS encoding peptidylprolyl isomerase, whose protein sequence is MKTFGILSFAAVLFLSIPLGAQTPAPTQPVLVIFETELGKITMEVDVVHAPITGENFLKYVDGKFYDGGIINRAVRLDNTTRHDVEIQVIQIQINPERNREQFPPIPLERTNVTGLKHVNGVLSMARNGPDTARASFSILIGDQPEMDFGGMRNSDGQGFAVFGRVVGGMDVVKKVQAAHTLPTGRRGAYGTETLDPPIQILKAYRK
- a CDS encoding class I SAM-dependent methyltransferase gives rise to the protein MVEAGPATVSDLAARTHLNERYMREWLALMATAGYVLYDAANSRYRLPREYATVLCDENSPLFMGGFVELLACVFPTNKVMEGIRGGKGPLSEDYPPELWEGVERSTAPGYRNFLTEIYIPAMPDIAARLRASGAALDVGCGGGLASLESAIAYPKAEVFGLDVFAPSIERARKNAASAGLGDRIHFDTYDGITLPAERFDLITLCYTVHHLTDPVKTLGSIGNALRKGGSLMIMEANVPETIAASVGNTYAKWVSNFNLEFGL
- a CDS encoding diguanylate cyclase, with product MNHSVFGRWPVERKIGAGFVLAFVVLLVVGVVSYRTVSDLVGTGNWVTQTRHVMEHLSNLRSQLDEIEIGESAYIITPEESYLHPYDQGIAAAHETIKELYLLMADPGQRRGLDELGPLINERIALAQRVVESRPDKGFGIAVELMQAGRSKQLTDEIRRRLAGLADREQWLLDERQRVAEAHVRRTYYTLLTGSALCGLILLTAGVIIFRDMDQVRKTEQALQRSNGELLHSVNELERRAQEIGRLSDLGDLLHSCETAEEAFKVIAQCVPHILPSVSGALGVISNSRNIVEIAAVWGEPRLNEQVFPPADCWALRRGRLNHVQDAASALRCRHAGDMTGPYVCLPLMAQGEALGLIHLQRNSGSGDGEAAWMSEAGQKLAGTVADQISLAVANLRLRDALRQQSVRDPLTGLFNRRYMEESVELELRRAMRSSRSMGILMLDLDNFKRFNDSFGHDAGDMMLREFSSVLKAGIRSCDIACRYGGEEFALILPEATLEVSRQRAEQLRECARHLNVQHRLQSLGNITVSIGVAAFPEHGNRLDTLLQAADEALYRAKREGRDRVMTAPVGS
- a CDS encoding ABC transporter ATP-binding protein; protein product: MAGNEYVIKLDSVSRVYRQGDQAVHALDHVSLRIRPGEMVVVAGPSGSGKTTLLNVAGGLDRPTEGKVWLEEHDLTSMSRRALAQLRLHAIGFVFQAYNLIPVLSAEENAEFILLLRGVPAAARRAKVRAALEAVGLQGLEHRRPHQLSGGQQQRVAVARAIVAEPALVLADEPTANLDSVAATALLDLMVILNREQGTTFLFSTHDPRVMQRARRVIKMMDGRIASDETIPKGDQA
- a CDS encoding DUF4824 family protein, producing the protein MKRPCLILGIAAILATNAIALIGVSRNRAGGPVQTIELTERELPLQSMGQDNSGVGLRLEWIRQPAQAGEVFSRAELEEIGFDFHIPAGTPGRDLSLLPRVAYVALEYEGKAWEQWLQQAEEEKKRRQSAAQRTPGNPSEERDPRNVSHLVPVGAAKSLTALRSRYPDQSRYLIVQAVLRASLEDVKDPASGSITSHNCVGFVSQILPSDINVPLPQARLISPLKPQMGQEPRYTVTLQYGRNLEPWVASVRLRDNPATK